Proteins found in one Campylobacter lari genomic segment:
- a CDS encoding oxidoreductase: MSLLLSELKIGNFYVKNRIVMPPMDMYETQVLDGKINQFHLIHYGARALGGVGLIIVQACAINENAKIADNDIGLWGDFQIQGHKELVELCHHFGAKIAIQLNHSGRKNSCKEAMIKAPSNIAFSEKFSKLHVLSKDEILQIEQEFIQSAKRAKEAGYDAVELHSAHGYLLSSFLSPLSNQRDDEYGGSFENRTRLLCDIIKRIKKEVDIALFVRISATEWQEGGWNLEDSKKLALILEKLGIDMLDVSAGGNINKPSLMPNIAPLYQAPYAKALKEVVKIPVSCVGLINSASEGEALLLGGVCDLVCYGRKLLRNPNFANEAAVALNEREKIMPNYSRAYM; this comes from the coding sequence ATGTCTTTACTTTTAAGTGAGCTAAAGATTGGAAATTTTTATGTAAAAAATCGTATCGTAATGCCCCCTATGGATATGTATGAAACGCAAGTTTTAGATGGTAAGATTAATCAATTTCACCTGATACATTATGGAGCTAGAGCTTTGGGTGGTGTTGGACTTATCATAGTTCAAGCTTGTGCGATTAATGAAAATGCAAAAATTGCTGATAATGATATAGGTCTTTGGGGAGATTTTCAAATTCAAGGACACAAAGAGCTTGTCGAGCTTTGTCATCATTTTGGTGCTAAAATTGCCATTCAGTTAAATCATAGTGGCCGTAAAAACTCGTGTAAAGAAGCCATGATAAAAGCTCCAAGTAATATAGCTTTTAGTGAAAAATTTTCCAAACTTCATGTTTTAAGTAAAGATGAAATTTTACAAATAGAGCAAGAATTTATTCAAAGCGCCAAAAGAGCCAAAGAAGCAGGTTATGATGCAGTAGAGCTTCATAGTGCTCATGGGTATTTGCTTAGTTCGTTTTTATCGCCTTTGTCAAATCAAAGAGATGATGAATATGGTGGCAGTTTTGAAAATAGAACGCGTCTTTTGTGTGATATCATTAAGCGTATAAAAAAAGAAGTTGATATTGCTTTATTTGTAAGAATTTCTGCTACAGAATGGCAAGAAGGTGGTTGGAATCTAGAAGATAGTAAAAAACTTGCCTTGATTTTAGAAAAATTAGGGATTGATATGCTAGATGTTTCAGCAGGAGGAAATATCAATAAACCTTCTTTAATGCCAAATATAGCACCACTTTATCAAGCTCCTTATGCTAAAGCTTTAAAAGAAGTTGTTAAAATTCCCGTATCTTGTGTGGGGCTTATAAATAGTGCTAGCGAAGGAGAGGCTTTGCTTTTGGGCGGGGTGTGTGATTTGGTTTGTTATGGTAGAAAATTACTAAGAAATCCAAATTTTGCCAATGAAGCCGCAGTTGCTTTAAATGAAAGAGAAAAAATTATGCCAAATTACTCTAGAGCATATATGTAA
- a CDS encoding DNA-deoxyinosine glycosylase, which translates to MQILTHPFEPFFDKNSKVLILGSFPSIKSREENFYYQHSKNRFWRIFEILFECELKTVQEQKKFLESNHIALWDVIASCKIKNSDDKTISYVKANDINIILDKVNIEKICVLGKVASKYFAKFYPEQKFFELPSSSPANMNYSLENLVEKYSIIKENNGFSWSR; encoded by the coding sequence ATGCAAATTTTAACTCATCCTTTTGAACCTTTTTTTGATAAAAACTCAAAAGTTTTAATACTGGGTTCTTTTCCATCCATTAAATCAAGAGAAGAAAATTTTTATTATCAACATAGTAAAAATCGTTTTTGGCGTATTTTTGAAATATTATTTGAGTGTGAGTTAAAAACAGTGCAAGAGCAAAAAAAATTTCTGGAATCAAATCATATAGCACTTTGGGATGTTATAGCAAGTTGTAAGATAAAAAATTCAGATGATAAAACTATTTCTTATGTTAAAGCAAATGATATAAATATTATTTTAGATAAGGTAAATATAGAAAAAATTTGTGTATTAGGTAAAGTTGCAAGTAAATACTTTGCTAAATTTTATCCTGAGCAAAAATTTTTTGAACTTCCTTCAAGTTCTCCTGCTAATATGAATTATTCTTTAGAAAATTTAGTAGAAAAATATAGCATTATAAAGGAAAATAATGGCTTTAGTTGGAGTAGATGA
- a CDS encoding ribonuclease HII — protein sequence MALVGVDEAGRGALAGDMHIGACKLLKNIDGLADSKKLSAKKREELYEQILYHSNFLILAFSPLQIDTLGLSQCLQLALKIIKKHFNQDEILYDGNLNYGVLGIKTMIKADMKVQEVSAASILAKVSRDQKMYYFSKLYNNYDFDKHKGYGTKAHIEKIKAFGYSPLHRKSFMLKCFEKNLFD from the coding sequence ATGGCTTTAGTTGGAGTAGATGAGGCTGGACGCGGGGCTTTGGCTGGAGATATGCACATAGGAGCTTGCAAGCTTTTAAAAAATATTGATGGTTTGGCTGATTCTAAAAAATTAAGCGCAAAAAAAAGAGAAGAGTTATATGAGCAAATTCTTTATCATTCAAATTTTTTGATTCTTGCTTTTTCACCTTTACAAATTGATACTTTAGGGCTTAGTCAGTGTTTACAACTAGCTTTAAAAATCATTAAAAAACATTTTAATCAAGATGAGATTTTATATGACGGAAATTTAAATTATGGGGTTTTGGGTATTAAAACCATGATTAAAGCTGATATGAAGGTGCAAGAGGTTTCAGCAGCTAGTATTTTAGCCAAGGTAAGTCGTGATCAAAAAATGTATTATTTTTCTAAATTATATAATAATTATGACTTTGATAAACACAAAGGTTATGGCACAAAAGCTCATATAGAAAAGATTAAAGCATTTGGTTATTCGCCCTTGCACCGTAAAAGCTTTATGTTAAAGTGTTTTGAGAAAAATTTATTTGATTAA
- the murI gene encoding glutamate racemase codes for MRLGVFDSGVGGLSVLKSLLQAKLFKEYIYYGDTARVPYGVKDKETIIKFSLEALEFFKEKKVDMLIIACNTVSAHALEILKANAPFPVLGVIEAGVLAVKNSLEDKNSNILVIATQATVDSHAYKEALIKEGFLKVEEKATGLFVPMVEEGIFKGEFLEAAFRYYFNKLKFHPNALILACTHFPLIAHSLAEYFGKNTRLIHSGEAIALQLQQEFNLIPIQKEISIEFYASSDVEKLKKIAKLWL; via the coding sequence ATGAGACTAGGCGTTTTTGATAGCGGTGTAGGTGGGCTTAGTGTTTTAAAATCTTTACTTCAAGCAAAACTTTTTAAAGAATATATTTACTATGGGGATACTGCAAGAGTGCCTTATGGAGTTAAAGATAAAGAAACCATTATTAAATTTTCTTTAGAAGCTTTAGAATTTTTCAAAGAAAAAAAAGTCGATATGCTTATTATTGCGTGTAATACAGTTAGCGCACATGCTTTAGAAATTCTAAAAGCAAATGCGCCATTTCCAGTTCTTGGAGTGATAGAAGCAGGAGTTTTAGCGGTTAAAAATTCCTTAGAAGATAAAAACTCTAATATATTAGTCATTGCAACTCAAGCTACTGTGGATTCTCATGCTTATAAAGAAGCTTTAATTAAAGAAGGTTTTCTAAAAGTAGAAGAAAAAGCAACAGGTCTTTTTGTGCCTATGGTTGAAGAAGGAATTTTTAAAGGAGAGTTTTTAGAGGCCGCTTTTAGGTATTATTTTAATAAACTTAAATTTCATCCCAATGCCCTAATCTTAGCATGCACTCATTTTCCCTTAATCGCTCATTCTTTAGCAGAGTATTTTGGTAAAAATACAAGACTCATTCATTCGGGTGAGGCTATAGCTTTGCAATTACAGCAAGAATTTAATTTAATACCAATCCAAAAAGAAATTAGTATTGAATTTTATGCTTCAAGTGATGTAGAAAAATTGAAAAAAATTGCAAAATTATGGCTTTAA
- a CDS encoding L-serine transporter: MLSLFGTAVGAGILFLPIKAGVGGFWPVVVMALIIFPMVYLSHRALSRFVCQANGNDKDITHAAEEYFGRKVSIFISILYFFAIFPICLAYCVGITNTFESFIYNQFLPLLDSNGSFASAISAMYQTSVNEQGKTVANLLPFYRAVFAFVLVSIFMLIMLFSEELITKVCEWLVYPLCAILFLFSLYLIPQWSFESFSAIPGTKEFITIVWLTLPVLVFSFNHSPAISTFSLSVKRQYPENSVQKANQVLFRTSVMLLVFVMFFVVSCVLSLTPAELAEARAQNIPVLSYFANKLDNPFISYGGPLIAFLAISSSFFGHYFGAREGAYGIVRKCCKLAGNENPDLKKIAVYSTLVMYIIMLITAYVNPSILGFIESLGGPIIAAILFLMPMIAIYTVSKMKKFQNKALDAFVFITGVLTIITVIYTF, encoded by the coding sequence ATGCTTTCTCTTTTTGGGACTGCAGTTGGTGCGGGGATTTTATTTTTACCTATTAAGGCAGGTGTTGGCGGTTTTTGGCCAGTTGTTGTGATGGCTTTGATTATTTTTCCAATGGTGTATTTAAGCCATAGAGCCTTAAGTCGTTTTGTGTGTCAAGCAAATGGTAATGATAAAGACATTACTCATGCAGCTGAAGAGTATTTTGGTAGAAAAGTAAGTATTTTTATTTCTATCCTTTATTTCTTTGCAATTTTCCCAATTTGTTTAGCATATTGTGTGGGTATAACTAATACTTTTGAAAGTTTTATTTATAATCAATTCTTACCGCTTTTAGATTCAAATGGTTCTTTTGCAAGTGCAATTAGCGCTATGTATCAAACAAGTGTTAATGAGCAAGGAAAAACTGTAGCTAATTTGCTTCCTTTTTATAGAGCGGTTTTTGCTTTTGTTTTGGTAAGTATTTTTATGCTTATTATGCTTTTTAGTGAAGAATTAATCACTAAAGTATGTGAATGGCTTGTGTATCCTTTGTGTGCTATTTTATTTTTATTTTCTTTATATCTTATCCCACAATGGTCATTTGAAAGCTTTAGTGCTATTCCTGGAACAAAAGAATTTATCACTATAGTATGGCTAACTTTACCAGTTTTGGTGTTTTCGTTTAATCACTCACCAGCGATTTCTACTTTTTCTTTAAGTGTAAAAAGACAATATCCTGAAAATTCAGTACAAAAAGCAAATCAAGTGTTATTTAGAACCTCAGTAATGTTGCTTGTTTTTGTTATGTTTTTTGTGGTATCTTGTGTGCTTTCTTTAACTCCTGCAGAACTTGCTGAAGCTAGGGCACAAAATATACCTGTACTTTCTTATTTTGCCAATAAGCTTGATAATCCATTTATTTCTTATGGTGGTCCATTAATTGCATTTTTAGCAATTTCTAGTTCTTTCTTTGGGCATTATTTTGGTGCTAGAGAGGGTGCTTATGGTATAGTTAGAAAATGTTGCAAATTAGCAGGTAATGAAAACCCTGATTTGAAAAAAATCGCAGTTTACTCAACTTTAGTAATGTATATTATTATGTTAATCACTGCTTATGTAAATCCAAGTATTTTAGGCTTTATTGAAAGCTTAGGTGGTCCAATTATTGCTGCAATATTATTCTTAATGCCTATGATTGCAATTTATACTGTTTCTAAAATGAAAAAATTCCAAAACAAAGCTTTGGATGCTTTTGTATTTATCACAGGTGTTTTGACAATTATCACTGTAATTTATACCTTTTAA
- the secY gene encoding preprotein translocase subunit SecY: MNKTLTNKILITLAFLFAYRILAYVPVPGVNVSVIKEFFDSNASNALGLFNMFSGGAAERLSIISLGIMPYITASIIMELLAATFPNIGKMKKERDGMQKYMQIIRYATIAITLIQSIGVSIGLQSLHGKAGQSAIMIDMNTFIALSAISMLAGTMLLMWIGEQITQRGIGNGISLIIFGGIVSTIPGAISGTVNLVNTGEMNFLTIIAILVVILLTIWAIIVVELGERRIPISYSRKVIMQNQNKRIMNYIPIKINLSGVIPPIFASAILMFPSTILQTSTNEYVLKIYDFLNPNGFFFHFLTFLLVIFFAYFYASIVFNAKDISENLKRQGGFIPGIRPGEGTANYLNEVASRLTLSGSIYLGLVATLPWLIVKLFGVPFYFGGTSVLIVVQVALDTMRKIEAQIYMNKYQTLSAVGL; the protein is encoded by the coding sequence ATGAATAAAACATTGACAAATAAAATTCTCATAACATTAGCTTTTTTATTTGCTTATAGAATATTAGCTTATGTTCCAGTTCCGGGGGTTAATGTCAGTGTTATCAAGGAATTTTTTGATTCTAATGCATCTAATGCATTAGGCTTGTTTAATATGTTTAGTGGGGGTGCTGCTGAAAGACTTAGCATCATCTCTCTAGGCATTATGCCTTATATTACTGCTTCTATTATTATGGAGCTTTTAGCGGCAACTTTTCCTAACATAGGAAAAATGAAAAAAGAACGCGATGGTATGCAAAAATATATGCAAATTATCCGTTATGCTACTATAGCTATCACTTTGATACAAAGTATAGGCGTTTCTATAGGATTACAAAGTCTTCATGGAAAAGCAGGTCAGTCAGCTATTATGATTGATATGAATACTTTTATCGCACTTTCTGCGATTTCTATGCTCGCAGGCACCATGCTTTTAATGTGGATAGGTGAGCAAATCACTCAACGTGGTATAGGAAATGGTATTTCTTTAATCATCTTTGGTGGTATTGTTTCTACAATTCCAGGTGCAATTAGCGGAACAGTAAATTTGGTAAATACAGGCGAGATGAATTTCTTGACTATCATTGCCATTTTAGTTGTAATTTTACTTACTATTTGGGCTATTATAGTAGTAGAGCTTGGAGAAAGAAGAATTCCTATTTCTTACTCAAGAAAAGTAATCATGCAAAATCAAAACAAACGCATTATGAATTACATACCTATTAAGATTAACTTAAGCGGTGTTATTCCTCCTATTTTTGCAAGTGCGATTTTGATGTTTCCAAGTACTATTTTGCAAACAAGTACAAATGAATATGTGTTAAAAATTTATGACTTTTTAAATCCAAACGGATTTTTCTTTCATTTTTTAACATTCTTGCTTGTTATTTTCTTTGCGTATTTTTATGCATCAATTGTATTTAATGCTAAAGATATATCTGAAAATCTTAAAAGACAAGGTGGTTTTATACCAGGTATTAGACCAGGTGAAGGAACTGCAAATTATCTTAATGAAGTAGCGTCAAGACTTACTTTATCAGGTTCTATTTATTTAGGACTTGTAGCTACATTACCATGGCTTATTGTGAAGTTGTTTGGTGTGCCTTTTTATTTTGGTGGAACTTCTGTTTTGATTGTAGTTCAAGTAGCGCTTGATACAATGAGAAAAATCGAAGCTCAAATTTATATGAATAAATATCAAACTTTAAGTGCAGTAGGCTTATAA
- the rplO gene encoding 50S ribosomal protein L15, whose translation MNLTKAPGSTHKTKRIGRGQGSGMGKTSTKGGKGQTARKGYNEKRGFEGGQQPLQRRLPKVGFTSKFEKPYVINVEKITAIKELSEITFETINSIHKLSKNVNKVKLIGASAKDLASKIKDEKITFSGQK comes from the coding sequence ATGAATTTAACAAAAGCACCAGGTTCAACACATAAAACCAAAAGAATAGGCCGTGGTCAAGGTAGTGGTATGGGTAAAACTTCTACTAAAGGTGGAAAAGGCCAAACTGCTAGAAAAGGTTACAATGAAAAAAGAGGTTTTGAAGGAGGTCAACAACCACTTCAAAGACGCTTACCAAAAGTAGGCTTTACTTCTAAATTTGAAAAACCTTATGTGATTAATGTTGAAAAAATCACAGCAATTAAAGAGCTTAGCGAAATTACATTTGAAACAATCAATAGTATTCATAAGCTTTCAAAAAATGTAAATAAAGTTAAGCTTATTGGGGCAAGCGCTAAAGATCTTGCAAGTAAAATTAAAGATGAGAAGATTACTTTTAGCGGACAAAAATAA
- the map gene encoding type I methionyl aminopeptidase: MIEIKKPAEIEKLRKANELVARTLDYLEDIIVPGMSLKEIDIKAEEFILDHGAKPSFKGLYGFPGSICISLNQACIHGVGDERILKEGDILGLDVGTCIDGYYGDAARTIPIGKISATDEALIACAKDALYYAIDIIKEGMRFKELSYELGEFITKRGFVPLKGYCGHGIGKKPHGEPEIPNYLEPGASAKSGPKIKNGMVFCIEPMVCQKDGTPVHLKGNWEAGSKDGLNAAHYEHCVAIINGKADILSK; encoded by the coding sequence ATGATAGAAATCAAAAAACCAGCAGAGATAGAAAAACTACGCAAAGCAAATGAGCTTGTAGCTAGAACACTTGATTATCTAGAGGATATTATAGTCCCAGGTATGAGTTTAAAAGAAATTGATATTAAAGCAGAAGAATTTATACTTGATCATGGTGCCAAACCATCTTTTAAAGGCTTGTATGGTTTTCCAGGCAGTATTTGTATTTCACTTAACCAAGCTTGCATTCATGGTGTGGGTGATGAGCGTATTTTAAAAGAAGGTGATATTTTAGGGCTTGATGTGGGTACTTGCATAGATGGATATTATGGAGATGCAGCAAGGACTATACCTATAGGTAAAATTTCAGCTACTGATGAGGCGTTGATTGCTTGTGCTAAAGATGCTTTGTATTATGCTATAGATATTATTAAAGAAGGTATGCGCTTTAAAGAGCTTTCTTATGAACTTGGTGAATTTATTACCAAAAGAGGTTTTGTACCTTTGAAGGGTTATTGTGGACATGGTATAGGTAAAAAGCCACACGGTGAGCCCGAAATTCCAAATTATTTAGAACCAGGTGCTAGTGCAAAAAGTGGACCTAAAATCAAAAATGGCATGGTATTTTGCATAGAACCTATGGTATGTCAAAAAGATGGTACCCCGGTACATTTAAAAGGTAATTGGGAAGCAGGAAGTAAAGATGGTTTAAATGCAGCTCATTATGAGCACTGTGTTGCTATTATAAATGGTAAGGCAGATATTTTATCTAAGTAA
- a CDS encoding ferritin family protein, translating into MKQYESYKCQKCGNEVEVQNVGGGKLSCCGQEMECITKDLTAVNLMKAFAGESMARNKYDLFADIAQEEGWHAIAKHFREAAENEKWHARAEFKAYHELVDGKALEETAKNLICAAEGENYEHTTMYPNFAKIAEDEGKRNIARLFTAIGKVEIEHEREYLALKKMLEEEDFFNSEVEELWVCEVCGHIHRGKKAPNACPLCKAPKEYFKREFLG; encoded by the coding sequence ATGAAACAATATGAAAGTTATAAATGCCAAAAATGTGGCAACGAAGTAGAAGTGCAAAATGTAGGTGGTGGAAAGCTTAGCTGTTGTGGTCAAGAAATGGAGTGTATTACTAAAGATTTAACAGCTGTAAATTTAATGAAAGCTTTTGCGGGTGAGTCTATGGCAAGAAACAAATATGATTTATTTGCAGATATTGCCCAAGAAGAAGGTTGGCACGCTATTGCAAAACATTTTAGAGAAGCTGCAGAAAATGAAAAATGGCACGCAAGAGCTGAGTTTAAAGCTTATCATGAATTAGTAGATGGTAAAGCTTTAGAAGAGACTGCTAAAAATTTAATCTGCGCAGCAGAAGGTGAAAACTATGAGCATACTACTATGTATCCAAATTTTGCAAAAATCGCAGAAGATGAGGGTAAAAGAAATATAGCAAGATTATTTACAGCTATAGGCAAAGTAGAAATTGAGCATGAAAGAGAATATCTAGCGCTTAAAAAAATGCTTGAAGAAGAAGATTTCTTTAATTCAGAAGTAGAAGAATTATGGGTTTGTGAAGTTTGTGGGCACATACATCGTGGTAAAAAAGCACCAAACGCCTGTCCTTTATGTAAAGCCCCAAAAGAATACTTTAAACGTGAATTTTTAGGATAA
- a CDS encoding L-serine ammonia-lyase translates to MSSNLSIFKVGVGPSSSHTLGPMLAGNMFCEKIKDKITQIAKIQIRLYGSLSLTGKGHLSDKAIIWGLSGLRAKELNAALQDRVFNKILQDKILVLNAQKELNFDYDKDLIFEKDFLPLHENGLKVSAYDENGEIIAEEIYYSVGGGFVMSEAELQKHKDGACEQKHTKLELDINNASDALKICEEKSWDLAKLSYEYELQFHTKEEIRAYCLEIWEVMQEVYYNGIHPSSDFLPGNLHLKRRAKGLNERLAMTSDPLGIIDFISLYAIAIAEENASGARVVTAPTNGACAVVPAVMLYLKNHTIGFNDEKAINFLLTAMLIGSFYKKNASISGAEAGCQAEIGSASSMAAGAMATVMGFDAKIACNAAEIAMEHHLGLTCDPVSGLVQIPCIERNAFGAIKAISAARMAMSRKSTPKVSLDEVIKTMYETGKDMNSKYKETSLGGLATNLTSVC, encoded by the coding sequence ATGAGTAGTAATTTAAGTATATTTAAAGTCGGTGTTGGTCCTTCTTCTTCTCATACCTTAGGACCAATGCTAGCAGGGAATATGTTTTGTGAAAAAATCAAAGATAAAATCACACAAATTGCAAAAATTCAGATCAGACTTTATGGCTCTTTATCACTTACTGGTAAAGGCCATTTAAGTGATAAGGCTATTATATGGGGTTTGAGTGGCTTAAGAGCAAAAGAACTCAATGCTGCTTTACAAGATCGTGTGTTTAATAAAATTTTACAAGATAAAATTTTGGTTTTAAATGCTCAAAAAGAATTAAATTTTGATTATGATAAGGATTTGATTTTTGAAAAAGACTTTTTGCCTTTGCATGAAAATGGATTAAAAGTAAGTGCTTATGATGAAAACGGAGAAATCATTGCTGAAGAAATTTATTATTCAGTGGGTGGTGGTTTTGTTATGAGTGAAGCTGAGCTTCAAAAACACAAAGATGGAGCTTGTGAGCAAAAACATACTAAATTAGAACTTGATATTAACAATGCAAGTGATGCTTTAAAAATTTGTGAAGAAAAATCATGGGATCTAGCAAAACTTTCTTATGAATATGAACTTCAATTTCATACCAAAGAAGAAATTAGAGCTTATTGTTTAGAAATTTGGGAAGTGATGCAAGAAGTTTATTATAATGGCATTCACCCAAGCTCAGATTTTCTTCCAGGAAATTTGCACTTAAAACGTCGTGCTAAAGGACTTAATGAACGTTTGGCCATGACAAGTGATCCTTTGGGGATTATTGATTTTATTTCTTTATATGCTATTGCTATTGCAGAAGAAAATGCAAGTGGAGCTAGAGTGGTAACTGCTCCAACTAATGGAGCATGTGCTGTTGTGCCTGCTGTAATGCTTTATCTTAAAAATCATACGATTGGCTTTAATGATGAAAAGGCTATTAATTTTTTACTTACCGCTATGTTGATAGGCTCTTTTTATAAGAAAAATGCAAGCATAAGTGGTGCTGAAGCTGGCTGTCAAGCTGAAATTGGTAGTGCGAGTTCTATGGCAGCAGGAGCCATGGCTACTGTGATGGGTTTTGATGCAAAGATAGCTTGTAATGCTGCTGAAATTGCAATGGAGCATCATTTGGGGCTAACTTGTGATCCAGTAAGTGGTTTAGTGCAAATTCCTTGTATAGAAAGAAATGCTTTTGGAGCGATCAAAGCTATTTCAGCTGCTAGAATGGCAATGAGTAGAAAATCTACTCCAAAAGTAAGTCTTGATGAGGTTATAAAAACCATGTATGAAACTGGTAAGGATATGAACTCAAAATACAAAGAAACTTCTTTAGGTGGCTTAGCTACTAATCTTACAAGTGTATGTTAA
- a CDS encoding type II asparaginase: MCAAMALSLGAGILEAKPKVAILATGGTIAGSIDSSVATTGYTAGVLGVDTLIKAVPQIQDLAVISGDQIANIDSKDMTNEIWLKLAKEVNRLLRSDVDGVVITHGTDTMEETAYFLNLTVKSDKPVVLVGAMRPSTAISADGPKNLYNAVALAANPQAKNKGVMVAMNDRIQSARGVMKTHSLNVNAFSSPDMGDMGYIVDGKAFFYNTNTKLHTKKSPFDVSKLKELPKVDILYSYANDGSGVAAKALFENGTKGIVVAGTGAGSIHDYQKDVLKELLKKGLNVAVSSRVVAGRVAVSDADAKLGFIDTGDMSPQKARVLLMLALTKTSDPKKIQEYFLKY, encoded by the coding sequence ATGTGTGCAGCCATGGCACTAAGTTTAGGAGCAGGAATTTTGGAAGCAAAACCAAAAGTTGCGATTTTAGCTACAGGTGGAACTATCGCTGGTTCTATTGATAGTTCAGTAGCTACTACAGGTTATACGGCAGGAGTTTTGGGGGTCGATACTTTAATTAAAGCAGTGCCTCAAATTCAAGATTTAGCGGTAATTAGCGGAGATCAAATTGCTAATATTGATAGTAAAGATATGACAAATGAAATTTGGCTAAAGCTTGCTAAAGAAGTTAATAGGCTTTTAAGATCTGATGTAGATGGAGTTGTTATTACTCATGGTACTGATACTATGGAAGAAACTGCATATTTCCTAAATTTAACTGTAAAAAGCGACAAACCTGTTGTTTTGGTTGGTGCAATGCGTCCATCAACTGCAATTAGTGCAGATGGTCCTAAAAATCTTTATAACGCTGTAGCATTAGCAGCAAATCCACAAGCAAAAAATAAAGGCGTAATGGTAGCTATGAATGATAGAATTCAAAGTGCTAGAGGTGTTATGAAAACTCATAGCTTAAATGTAAATGCATTTAGTTCACCGGATATGGGTGATATGGGTTATATAGTAGATGGAAAAGCATTTTTTTATAATACCAATACAAAATTACACACCAAAAAATCTCCATTTGATGTTAGCAAGCTAAAAGAATTACCAAAAGTAGATATTCTTTATAGTTATGCAAATGATGGTAGCGGTGTTGCAGCAAAAGCTTTGTTTGAAAATGGAACTAAAGGTATAGTTGTAGCTGGAACAGGTGCTGGTAGTATCCATGATTATCAAAAAGATGTGTTAAAAGAATTGCTTAAAAAAGGTCTTAATGTAGCGGTAAGCTCACGTGTAGTAGCTGGTAGAGTTGCAGTAAGTGATGCTGATGCAAAACTTGGTTTCATTGATACAGGTGATATGAGTCCTCAAAAAGCTAGAGTATTATTAATGCTTGCTCTAACTAAAACAAGTGATCCTAAGAAAATTCAAGAATATTTCTTAAAATACTAA